A region of Procambarus clarkii isolate CNS0578487 chromosome 22, FALCON_Pclarkii_2.0, whole genome shotgun sequence DNA encodes the following proteins:
- the LOC138367624 gene encoding repetin-like has protein sequence MATLSSSCWAWQLYHHHSGHGNFIIIKLDMATLSSSSWTWQLYHHQAGHGNFIIIKLDMATLSSSSWTWQLYHHQVGHGNNIIMKRDMTAGHTYTDPTSQQQQQQQQQQRQQQQQQRQQQQQQSEFNPRSSINPEGSINHQGSISQEGSINHQGSINHQGSINHQGPINHQGSINHQGSINHQGSINHQGPINHQGSINHQGSINHQGSINHQGSINHQGSINHQGSINHQGSINHQGPINHQGSINHQGSISQEGSINHQGYINQQGSINHQGPINHQGSINHQGSINHQGSINHQGSINHQGSINHQGSINHQGSINHQGPINHQGSINHQGSINHQGSINHQGSINHQGSINHQGSINHQGPINHQGSINHQGSINHQGSINHQGSINHQGSINHQGPINHQGSINHQGSINHQGSINHQGSINHQGSINHQGSINHQGSINHQGSINHQGSINHQGPINHQGSINHQGSINHQGSISQEGSISQEGSINHQGSISQEGSINHQGSINHQGSINHQGSINHQGPINHQDSIKNQGSINHQGPINHQGSINHQGSINHQGSINHQGPINHQGSINHQGSINHQGSINHQGPINHQGSINHRGSTKQRQHVRGWERCSDVLSKCVAINAALSGALVDGGGDHWLKSSLTRTPLLLTTTLTLLKSSLTRTPLLLTTTLTLTKSSLTRTPLLLTTTLTLTKSSLTRTPLHLTTTLTLLKSSLTRTPLFLTTTLTLLKSSLSH, from the exons ATGGCAACTTTGTCATCATCCTGCTGGGCATGgcaactttatcatcatcacAGTGGACATGgcaactttatcatcatcaaGCTGGACATGgcaactttatcatcatcaaGCTGGACATGgcaactttatcatcatcaaGCTGGACATGgcaactttatcatcatcaaGCTGGACATGgcaactttatcatcatcaaGCTGGACATGgcaactttatcatcatcaaGTTGGACATGGCAACAATATCATCATGAAGCGAGACATG ACCGCTGGCCACACTTACACCGACCCCACctcccagcaacagcaacaacagcaacaacagcagcgacaacagcaacaacagcagcgacaacagcaacaacagca gtcggagttcaatccccgatcatCCATCAATCCAGAGGGCTCCATCAACCACCAGGGCTCCATCAGCCAGGAGGGCTCCATCAACCACCAGGGCTCCATCAACCACCAGGGCTCCATCAACCACCAGGGCCCCATCAACCACCAGGGCTCCATCAACCACCAGGGCTCCATCAACCACCAGGGCTCCATCAACCACCAGGGCCCCATCAACCACCAGGGCTCCATCAACCACCAGGGCTCCATCAACCACCAGGGCTCCATCAACCACCAGGGCTCCATCAACCACCAGGGCTCCATCAACCACCAGGGCTCCATCAACCACCAGGGCTCCATCAACCACCAGGGCCCCATCAACCACCAGGGCTCCATCAACCACCAGGGCTCCATCAGCCAGGAGGGCTCCATCAACCACCAGGGCTACATCaaccaacagggctccatcaaccaCCAGGGCCCCATCAACCACCAGGGCTCCATCAACCACCAGGGCTCCATCAACCACCAGGGCTCCATCAACCACCAGGGCTCCATCAACCACCAGGGCTCCATCAACCACCAGGGCTCCATCAACCACCAGGGCTCCATCAACCACCAGGGCCCCATCAACCACCAGGGCTCCATCAACCACCAGGGCTCCATCAACCACCAGGGCTCCATCAACCACCAGGGCTCCATCAACCACCAGGGCTCCATCAACCACCAGGGCTCCATCAACCACCAGGGCCCCATCAACCACCAGGGCTCCATCAACCACCAGGGCTCCATCAACCACCAGGGCTCCATCAACCACCAGGGCTCCATCAACCACCAGGGCTCCATCAACCACCAGGGCCCCATCAACCACCAGGGCTCCATCAACCACCAGGGCTCCATCAATCACCAGGGCTCCATCAACCACCAGGGCTCCATCAACCACCAGGGCTCCATCAACCACCAGGGCTCCATCAACCACCAGGGCTCCATCAACCACCAGGGCTCCATCAACCACCAGGGCTCCATCAACCACCAGGGCCCCATCAACCACCAGGGCTCCATCAACCACCAGGGCTCCATCAACCACCAGGGCTCCATCAGCCAGGAGGGCTCCATCAGCCAGGAGGGCTCCATCAACCACCAGGGCTCCATCAGCCAGGAGGGCTCCATCAACCACCAGGGCTCCATCAACCACCAGGGCTCCATCAACCACCAGGGCTCCATCAACCACCAGGGCCCCATCAACCACCAGGACTCCATCAAAAACCAGGGCTCCATCAACCACCAGGGCCCCATCAACCACCAAGGCTCCATCAACCACCAGGGCTCCATCAACCACCAGGGCTCCATCAACCACCAGGGCCCCATCAACCACCAGGGCTCCATCAACCACCAGGGCTCCATCAACCACCAGGGCTCCATCAACCACCAGGGCCCCATCAACCACCAGGGCTCCATCAACCACCGGGGCTCCACCAAACAACGCCAGCATGTGCGTG GCTGGGAGCGATGCTCCGATGTACTGTCAAAGTGTGTAGCAATTAATGCTGCTCTCAGCGGAGCTCTTGTTGATGGAGGTGGCGATCACTGGCTCAAGAGTTCTCTCACACGCACCCCGCTGCTCCTCACAACTACTCTTACTCTGCTCAAGAGTTCTCTCACACGCACCCCGCTGCTCCTCACAACTACTCTTACTCTGACCAAGAGTTCTCTCACACGCACCCCGCTGCTCCTCACAACTACTCTTACTCTGACCAAGAGTTCTCTCACACGCACCCCGCTGCACCTCACAACTACTCTTACTCTGCTCAAGAGTTCTCTCACACGCACCCCGCTGTTCCTCACAACTACTCTTACTCTGCTCAAGAGTTCTCTCTCACACTAA